The Chitinophagales bacterium genomic interval TAAAACACTTGCAGCTGGAGATCATGCCTTTCAAATCAACACTGCGACTTTATCTCAAGGCATCTACTTTGTGCGGATGACAACCATGGATGGAACAATGAATCAAAAACTGATCGTGGAGTGAATCGTATTCATTAAAAAATATTTGACGAGGCGTGTAAACCCCTGGCATTATGTTGCTGCATCGTGTCAGGGGTTTCACTTTGCAGGCAGCATGCCGCACCTCGAAGTGATGCTGCATTACTCTCGTTGTATCCATCGTATCTTTATTTTATGACAGCCTATGAAACCGCAGCACTGCAGGAATTAAAACGCTGGCAACGCATCACTGCCAGAGGGCCGTCGCCGGCCGGGCAACTCGCCAAAAAAATTCAGGATAGCATGAACAGCGTTATTCCTGAAAAAGTACACAGCACCCTCACTGTTGCCATCAAAGAAATGGTACGTGTAGTTTTATACGGCGCCGGTTTCACCACTAAGAAATTTACTGCTGCCGCATCACTGGAAGAAAAGGAGATGAAAGTGCAGGCACAGGTTGATTTCTATAAAAAGACAGCGGCTACGGAAGGCGGCATAGCTGGCCTCGGTGGCATTTTCGCCGGCATTGCGGAATTCCCGGTTTTGCTGGCCATAAAAATGAAACTGCTTTTTGATATTGCAAGCATCTATGGATATGATGTAAAGGATTACAGGGAGAGACTGTACATCTTATATGTCTTTCAGCTTGCGTTCAGCAGTCCGCAACGGCGACAGCAAGTTTTTCAGCGATTGCATAACTGGGATGAATATGCCCTTCATCTGCCGCGCAACCTGCAGCAGTTTGACTGGCGAACCTTTCAACAGGAATACCGCGACTATATCGATCTTGCCAAGTTGGCACAGCTCCTTCCTTTTATCGGTGCATTGGTCGGCGTGATGGTAAACTACAAACTCCTGCACAAATTAGGCGAGACGGCCATGTATGCTTACAGGATGCGATTGTTTGCTGATAAATGAAAACGACCCTCTCGAAAAACTTGCCGGCATAGCATTGACTAACCCGGCGTATTGCATGGCAAACAGGTACGGCAGTTACCATTGCAAACCATGCACTCCAATAAATTCCTTTGAGCAATGCCCGTCGAATGTGGGAATGCGCGGCCATTTTTTATGCCTTTCAGAATTTTAGTTTACTTTTGGCTGTCATCATCAATCCTTCACCTCAATGAAAAAAATCCTTTTAATTCTTACCATTGCTTTGTTCGCCAATGTGATGGTTACAAAAGCACAAACAGCCGCAACTTCACCCGCTGCCAGCGACCAGAAAGAAACAGTTGCCAAAGAAACCATGCCGCAATGCCATGGCGTTACTGCAGCATGTCCGAAATCATGCCTGGATGAAAAGGCGAAAGCTTCATCTTCCACCACCACGCTTTCTGATAATTATGCGAATGCCGGCAGCGCGCCCGACACAGACAAGAAAGAAGCGAAAGCCACCTGCGCCGGTGATCCTTCAAAATCCTGTTGCAAGAGCGGCAGCCGTTCTTCTTCGATGATAAAAAACGCGAAGCCGGCCAAGACCTCTACTGCCATCGCTCCGAAAGAATCGGAAACACCCAAGCAATAATTTTTACCTTATTTCAGGAAAGGCACTGTATGAATTACGGTGCTTTTTTTATGCGCCTTTGCATAAACCTGCAGCAGCAGAACTGCCTGCCTGACGATAGCGCTTTCTAATGACGGCGCGGTAATGCCTCCAATAACACATCCAGGTTTTGCAGGGCCATCGCAAAACCTTCCCTGAATCCCATTTCTATCAGCCTTTCCATCCGCTCAAGTGATTCATTGAAGATGGCAATCGTGACCGTTGTCAATCCGTTGGCTTCGCTGAAACGCAGATCCCAGTCGGATCCTTCCGGTTCTGTATGCTCATCTTTATCTGCAAAAGCATTAAAGAACTGATAATGGGTCTGCGGACTGATAACGGTAAAACGCTGAACGGCCCAGCGCTCTTCACCTTCCGGACTTACCATAGCATAAAACCTGCGTCCGCCTGCTTCAAAATTCATCGCCTTGGTTCTTGACAGCCACGGCTTCGGCGCCCACCATTGATCCAGCAATTCCGGTTTTGTAAATGCATCCCAAACCAAAGAAAGTTCTGCGGCAAATTCCCTGACAATGGTTACGGTTTTTGCCGCCTTGTCAACGGATAGGTCATAAAGTAAATCGTCTTTCATCTTTTTTGTTTTTTCATGTTTGATAATACTTTGTCTAACTGATTGAAACGTGTTTCCCAGATTTTTCTGAACTGGCTGAGCCATTGATCAATCTCTTTCAGCTTCTGCACCTCCAGCGAGTAATAAATCTCCCTGCCTTGTTGCTCCTGCTTCACCAGTGCACACTCCGTCAAAATCTGCAGGTGCTTTGAAATCGCCTGCCGCGTGATATGAAAGTTTTCCGCCAGCGCATTGGGCGTCATGGCCTGCAAGGCAATGAGCGTAATGATGGCCCGCCGCGTCGGGTCGGCAATGGCCTGGTAAATGTCCCGTCTTACTTTCATCGTAACTGATTTTTGAGCAACTATCTGGTTGCAAATATATGCAACTAAATGATTGCACAAAATATTTTTCATTTTTTTTGTGATGAATGAAGGATGTGTCAGAACCGGAAGTTAAAGGAGGAGGCTTATCCGCTAATCAGCATTAAGCCGGAATAGAGCTCCCTGAATTGCATTGCTGCAATGCATTGAAAGCTGCCTTACCTGCATTTGTTCAGGGCTGCTTACTTTGTGCCGGGCAAAATGTGTTTCATCATTCAGCGATGCCGTTTGCCATCTGTCAATCAAGTATCTTTATCTTATGCAGGAAACCAATGCAGGCAGCCATCATTCCGAAGCGTTTGAAAAGGAACTGCAACGCCTCAACAAAAATCAACGACTTGCCGTAGAAAGCATTGAAGGCCCGGTGCTCGTAATCGCCGGACCCGGCACCGGCAAAACACAAATCATTGCCACACGCATCGGGCAGATGCTGGCCACGCAGGATGCGCAGATTCAGCCGCATAACATTCTTTGCCTCACCTACACGGAAGCCGGTGCCATTGCCATGCGAAAGCGGCTGCTGAAAATTATCGGTACCGATGCGCACCGGATCACCATAGAAACCTTTCACGCTTTCTGCAACAGCGTGATACGGGATAATATCGAATACTTCGGCAGGCGCGACCTCGAACCGCTGAGTGAACTGGAACGCTACACGGTGCTGGAAGCAATCATCAACGAGCTGGAACCGTCGCATCCTTTGCGAAGGCTGAAAGGTGAGGTATATTTTGAAGCCGGCCGGCTGCAGCACCTTTTCAGCACCATGAAACAGGAAGACTGGACACTGGAACATCTCACCGATGCCGCCGACCGCTATATAGCCGACCTTCCTTTGCGTGATGAATACATTTACAAACGCGATACTAAAGACAAAAAGAAAGGCGATCTGAAAAAGGATGCCATCGCGGCGGAGACGGAAAAGATGGAACTGCTGAAATCAGCAGCACGGCTATTCCCGGTGTATAAAATGAAGATGGAACAACTGGGCCGATATGATTATCACGATATGATCCTGTGGGTGATAGAAGAATTCAGGCGCAACGAAACACTGCTGCGCAATTACCAGGAGCGTTACCAGTATTTGCTCGTAGATGAATTCCAGGACACCAATGGCGCTCAAAATGAAATCATCACGCTGCTGACGAATTATTGGGCAACACCCAACATCTTTTGCGTAGGCGATGATGACCAGGGCATTTATGAGTTCCAGGGCGCACGCATCCAGAATATCGTGGACTTTATGCAACGCTATGCCGCTGCACTGCAAACTATCGTGCTGAAAGAAAATTACCGAAGCACACAGGCCATACTGGATGTGGCAAAAAAAGTGATTGACAATAATCAGTTGCGGCTGGCAGCGGTGAAAGCCACGCTGTCAAAGAATTTAACGGCCGCTCTGCCGGAGAGAAGCATTGTAACGGCGGTTCCGTTTGTACACGAATATGCCAACGACCTGCAGGAAGTGGCCGGTGTTGCACAACAGGTGCTCGCCCTGCAGCAGCAAGGTGTTCCGCTGCAGGAGATTGCGATCTTGTATTACCGGCATGCCCATGCGGAAAGGTTGCTGGAGCTGTTCGAAAAGAAGTCCATTCCTTTCCAGGTCAACCGCAGCGTGAATATTTTAGAACTGGTAGAGGTGCAGCAACTGCTTAATATCCTCCGTTACATCGACCAGGAACTGCGACAGCCTTATACCAACGATGCTCTGCTTTTTGAAATCATGCACAGCCGGTGGCTGGGCTTGCATGCATCCGACATCGCCACCATTTCCTTCTTCGCCAACAGCGAGAAAAAACCGCAGCCCTGGCTGCTGCTGATGAAACAGGATAAATTTCTTGCTTCCCTTCCGCTGGAAGACAGGGATGCCATACGGCAGTTCCGGAAAACCATGGATCATTGGCTGAGTGAAGCAAAAAATCTCACCCTGCCCATGCTCTTCGAAAAAATCATCAATGAGAGCGGTTACCTGAAATGGGTGCTGATGAGCAACGACAAAGCATGGAACCTGCAGGTGCTGCATACGCTGTTTGATTTCGTCAGGCAGGAAGCAGTGCGGCAATCCGGGCTTTCACTTACTTCATTGCTCAACATGATCAGTCAGATGCAAACGCATGCCATCAGGCTGGAGGTGGAGAAGACGGTGGCAGCACGTGATGGTGTTTTGTTTTCAACCTGCCATTCGGCTAAAGGGCTGGAGTTTCAGCATGTATTCCTGATTGGCACAAGCGACAACAATTGGGAGAAAGCGCGCAGCGGCGCAAAAAATTATGCGCTGCCCGATACACTTACCTTCACCACCGAAGAAAACAAAGTGGAATCGCTGCGCCGGCTTTTTTATGTAGGCATCACCCGTGCGAAGGAAGGATTGTATATCAGTTATGCCCTGCAAAATGACAACGGCAGGCAGAAAGTGGCATCACGGTTTGTGACAGATACCGGTATTGTTGCTGCTGCCATGCCGGTAACAGAAGACGTGATGGTTGATACCCTGGGTGATTTACTGAAAGCAACGCCGCCGCCACAGGCAGCTAAAATTGAAAAGCAGCTGGTCGAACAAAGACTGCAACACTTTGCACTCAGTCCGTCCACACTGAATGCCTATCTCGATTGCCCTGTCCGCTTTTACTATGAAACAATTATCCGCATTCCGCATGCCGCCAACGACTCCATGGCATTTGGTTCGGCTGTGCATTACGCACTGCAACGGTTGTTTGAGAAGATGAAAGCGAACAATGATATTTTTCCTGCCAAAGAAGAAATGGTGAATGATTTTATCGGCTACATGTTGCGCAACAAACTTTCGTTCACCGAGAAACAGTTTGCAAACAGGATGGAGCTGGGGAAGCAACTGCTGCCTTCCTTTTATAATTTCTATGCAGATAAATGGATCAGGACTGTAGTACTCGAATATTTTGTGAATGATATTGCGGTGGATGGCGTGCCGCTGAAAGGCAAGCTGGATAAGATTGAATTTGCCGGTAAGGAAGTGAGAGTGGTAGATTATAAGACCGGCAGTTTGATGAATGCTCAGAAAAACAAAAAACTAAATCCTCCTGATGAGGAGCATCCGCTTGGCGGCGATTACTGGCGGCAACTGGTCTTTTATAAAATCCTGCTGGATAACCTTCCTGCTAAAAACTGGAAGATGCATACTGGCATTATTGATTTCATTGAAGAAGATCCGAAGAGCAAATCCTTCCATCAGTTTCCGCTGGAAGTAACACCGGCTGCCGTAGCCTTTGTAAAAGAGCAGATCAAAACCACGTATGCCGCCATTATGGAACATAAATTTTATGAAGGTTGCGGAAAAGAAGAATGCCGGTGGTGCACATTTGTCCGTAACAACTACTCCGCCGCCGCCATGCCGGTTGCCACCACGGAAGACTAATTATGAAAAAATCTTTACAACATCAGCCGGGTGATGGACTTTCCAGGTTGCTGAACCAACTCCGGTTCCTCTCCACGCATCTCGAAAGAGCATCAACGTCACCGTCGCCTGCACGCGCGCTGTTTCTTTCGCCGGCCAGGCAAAACACATTTTATCTTGAAGCTTTAGCCCGCATCCACCGCAAGCTGCATGACCGGAATTTTTTTAACGAGTTGCGTAAAACCATCAAGCAGCTGGAAGATCAGCTTGGACGCGTGGATTACTACCATGCTTTTGCAGTGGAATTTTCGGCCACAGCAAACTTTCCTCCTCTCCTCCTGCAATACTTCAACACACAAACCGAATCAGCAATGCAGGCATTACAGCAGCTGCTCGAAGAACAGCAATGGCTGGATCTTTCATCGGGCATGGTGCCACAGCTGATCCACGACTTCGAAAAAATTTCCTGGATGGAACCCATGGAGGAATGCAAAGCAATCATGCACTTCCTGAATGATGAATGGTCGGATTTCAAAAAAGATTTCAGCAGCAACAAATTTGATTTCACCCTGCTTGAGCAGGGCGTGCATGAATTCCGCCGGCAGTTGCGCTGGTTCAGCATTTATGCGCAGGCCCTGCAGGGTTTGATCCAGCTGAAAGAAAACCCGCATCGCGCCACCCTACTGGAAAAATATCTTACCGATGAAATTCTGCATTCGCCGTTTAACAAAATGCCCGCAACAGCAAATTCGCTGACTGCCATTTATGTTTCGGCTCCCGATTTCTACGCAATCAGCTATGTCATACAAGCTATCGGCACACTGAAAGACAGCGGCCTCCGGCTACATGCATTGTCTGAGGCCATTGTGGCAACAGAAATGAAAGACGAAAACGAAGCAACCCGCTTTGCCGCCCGTTTGCTGCATGAGGATGAAGGTGCCTCAGAAGATATTGCAAGGCAGGCCAGAACACTTTGCAGCAGGATGATGGAAGAAGTAGAGATAACTTACACGTTGTAAGCAGCCACCTAATGAGCTGCCCGGCTGATGCTTCTGGAATATTTTTTTCTTTGAAGCATCAGGCAATAGCAGCACAAGCGGAAAACCGGACGAAATCTTCATAGCCGCGTACTTCAAAATAGAGCCGGCAAATTGAAAGTAATTTTTTTTAACACCCGGCTTCAAAAAATGTCATTATGTTATTTAAAATGCTGCCTGTTACATCAAGTAGCCGGTCAAAGCCGGTGAGCCTGCTTACAGGCAGTATGTTACTGCTCTCCTGCTGTTGCTACCTGTATATTGGTTATGGATTGGAACGTGAACAGTTCACGCTGCTGATCTCCTGCTACCTGCTGCTCTTCGCCGCTTATCTTCAACTGCTGAAAAAAGTTGAACAGCCTGGAATGAATAACTTTGCTGGCCTCCAACCGGATCAGACTGCTTTATTATTGAACAGGAAATCTGATTTGTCGCTGCTGATTGCCGCAGCCATCGCCTTCCGCATTGCGTTTCTCTTTTCACTGCCGGCATTATCCGATGATTATTTCCGGTTCGCCTGGGATGGATACATGCTGCATCTTGGCGAAAACCCATACACCATCTTACCGGCTGTTTATATGCAGGAGGCCGGCCATCAAACCAGCTATCTCATGCATTTGTTCAAAGGCATGAATTCACAGGCATACTTTACCGTCTATCCTCCTGTCTGCCAGTTCCTGTTCGGTTTCAGCGCATCACTGTTTCCGGGCAACCTCGCGGGAACTGTTACCGTGATGCGGACTGGTTGCATAGCAGCGGAGGTGGGCACCATCTTCCTGTTGCCGAAAATACTTGCCATGCTGCACCTGCCCGTGCGAAATGTATTGATCTATGCGTTGAATCCCCTCGTGATTATTGAACTCACCGGTAACATTCATCCGGAAGCAATCATGATTTTCTTCCTCGTGTTATCTGTTTTTTTTCTGCTGAAAATCAACGGGCAAAAAAAGCCAGCCGAAGAACCCTCTTCATTTTTTTCCCAAAAATATTCGCTGACGCAGCCCGGCGGTGAAGCCGCCATCCTGAATCATATGTCAGCCAACGGCCGGCGATGGCTGCTCTTTTCAGCACTGAGCTGCGCCGCTGCGATTGCCACCAAACTTATTCCATTGATTTTTCTTCCCATGCTCATTAAAAGGCTGAAGTGGCAACAGATCAGTATATATTTCCTGGTCACCGGCACGGCATTCCTGGCCATGCTGCTTCCCTTCATCAACCGTGATCTGCTGATGCAATGGGGCAGCAGCCTGCAATTATATTTTCAGACTTTCGAATTCAATGCAGGCATCTACTATCTCATCCGCTGGGCCGGTTTTCAAATCGTGCAGTATAATATCGTGCAGCAGGCAGGTCCATGGCTGGGCATCGTTACCTTTATAGCTATCCTGGTTTTTGCGGTGAGAGAAAAAGAAACTACCGTGAAGCGTTTTTTCTCCGCCATAACGTGGACACTTACCATTTATTTACTGCTGGCAACAACCGTGCATCCGTGGTACATCACCACATTGGTGATGTGCGCTGCCATTACAGGTTATAAGTATCCTGTTGTATGGTCTCTGCTGATTGTACTCAGCTATGCAACTTATCAGTCCATTCCATACCGGGAAAACTTATTGTTTACCGCCATTGAATACATCGCCGTTTTATTAGTGCTGAT includes:
- a CDS encoding EcsC family protein; translated protein: MTAYETAALQELKRWQRITARGPSPAGQLAKKIQDSMNSVIPEKVHSTLTVAIKEMVRVVLYGAGFTTKKFTAAASLEEKEMKVQAQVDFYKKTAATEGGIAGLGGIFAGIAEFPVLLAIKMKLLFDIASIYGYDVKDYRERLYILYVFQLAFSSPQRRQQVFQRLHNWDEYALHLPRNLQQFDWRTFQQEYRDYIDLAKLAQLLPFIGALVGVMVNYKLLHKLGETAMYAYRMRLFADK
- a CDS encoding SRPBCC domain-containing protein, which produces MKDDLLYDLSVDKAAKTVTIVREFAAELSLVWDAFTKPELLDQWWAPKPWLSRTKAMNFEAGGRRFYAMVSPEGEERWAVQRFTVISPQTHYQFFNAFADKDEHTEPEGSDWDLRFSEANGLTTVTIAIFNESLERMERLIEMGFREGFAMALQNLDVLLEALPRRH
- a CDS encoding metalloregulator ArsR/SmtB family transcription factor, giving the protein MKVRRDIYQAIADPTRRAIITLIALQAMTPNALAENFHITRQAISKHLQILTECALVKQEQQGREIYYSLEVQKLKEIDQWLSQFRKIWETRFNQLDKVLSNMKKQKR
- a CDS encoding ATP-dependent helicase, producing MQETNAGSHHSEAFEKELQRLNKNQRLAVESIEGPVLVIAGPGTGKTQIIATRIGQMLATQDAQIQPHNILCLTYTEAGAIAMRKRLLKIIGTDAHRITIETFHAFCNSVIRDNIEYFGRRDLEPLSELERYTVLEAIINELEPSHPLRRLKGEVYFEAGRLQHLFSTMKQEDWTLEHLTDAADRYIADLPLRDEYIYKRDTKDKKKGDLKKDAIAAETEKMELLKSAARLFPVYKMKMEQLGRYDYHDMILWVIEEFRRNETLLRNYQERYQYLLVDEFQDTNGAQNEIITLLTNYWATPNIFCVGDDDQGIYEFQGARIQNIVDFMQRYAAALQTIVLKENYRSTQAILDVAKKVIDNNQLRLAAVKATLSKNLTAALPERSIVTAVPFVHEYANDLQEVAGVAQQVLALQQQGVPLQEIAILYYRHAHAERLLELFEKKSIPFQVNRSVNILELVEVQQLLNILRYIDQELRQPYTNDALLFEIMHSRWLGLHASDIATISFFANSEKKPQPWLLLMKQDKFLASLPLEDRDAIRQFRKTMDHWLSEAKNLTLPMLFEKIINESGYLKWVLMSNDKAWNLQVLHTLFDFVRQEAVRQSGLSLTSLLNMISQMQTHAIRLEVEKTVAARDGVLFSTCHSAKGLEFQHVFLIGTSDNNWEKARSGAKNYALPDTLTFTTEENKVESLRRLFYVGITRAKEGLYISYALQNDNGRQKVASRFVTDTGIVAAAMPVTEDVMVDTLGDLLKATPPPQAAKIEKQLVEQRLQHFALSPSTLNAYLDCPVRFYYETIIRIPHAANDSMAFGSAVHYALQRLFEKMKANNDIFPAKEEMVNDFIGYMLRNKLSFTEKQFANRMELGKQLLPSFYNFYADKWIRTVVLEYFVNDIAVDGVPLKGKLDKIEFAGKEVRVVDYKTGSLMNAQKNKKLNPPDEEHPLGGDYWRQLVFYKILLDNLPAKNWKMHTGIIDFIEEDPKSKSFHQFPLEVTPAAVAFVKEQIKTTYAAIMEHKFYEGCGKEECRWCTFVRNNYSAAAMPVATTED